From the Paenibacillus sp. FSL H8-0548 genome, one window contains:
- a CDS encoding Ger(x)C family spore germination protein — protein sequence MVKRKINIILLTILMLAIISGCWSRTELNEYSIAAGMAIDKSGEMYEVSVQVLEPRQYESNKSGGASSSPVSLFKAKGYSISEALRKMTKTSPRKIYLGHIRVLVIGEKTARNGISEMMDYFRREIYYRADFNIIIAKDSTAEQALLIISPIENIPSSKVYQSLEASDQYLSSTKGVKLDVLIKGLLSKGQSIVLPGIKLIGDSKKGNSLDNLKTITNSADILLIGLGVFQEDKLIGWLNNEDSTYFNYITNNVKKSGLVFNCPGEQHKISYAVMNSKTKVKGRVEQGVPSVDIFVRAEINIVESACLIDLHQPGNVTALEKSASKYVEDSIVVTIENVKNKYKTDIFGFGKVIHRAEPKAWKALSNNWDDQFKDLQVTVKAEMKIQNMGSVIDPIFKKPGKE from the coding sequence ATGGCTATCGATAAGTCTGGTGAGATGTATGAGGTATCTGTCCAAGTTTTAGAACCCAGGCAATATGAGTCTAACAAGAGCGGTGGAGCCAGCTCTTCCCCGGTAAGCCTGTTCAAAGCTAAAGGTTATTCCATTTCCGAAGCGCTTCGAAAGATGACAAAAACGAGCCCTCGAAAGATTTACTTAGGACATATACGCGTGCTTGTGATTGGTGAAAAAACGGCTCGCAATGGGATAAGTGAAATGATGGATTATTTTAGAAGGGAAATTTATTATCGTGCGGATTTTAACATCATCATTGCCAAAGACTCCACTGCAGAACAAGCTCTACTCATTATTAGTCCAATTGAAAATATTCCATCATCCAAAGTTTATCAATCACTGGAAGCATCAGATCAATATTTGTCTTCAACAAAGGGCGTGAAATTAGACGTACTTATTAAGGGCTTGCTCAGCAAGGGGCAGAGCATAGTTTTGCCGGGTATCAAACTAATTGGAGATTCGAAGAAGGGCAATTCATTGGATAATTTAAAGACGATAACAAACTCCGCTGATATTTTGTTAATCGGGTTAGGTGTATTTCAAGAAGATAAACTGATCGGTTGGTTGAATAATGAGGATAGCACCTACTTTAATTACATTACAAATAATGTAAAAAAATCAGGTCTAGTATTCAACTGCCCTGGCGAACAACATAAAATTAGCTATGCGGTAATGAACTCTAAAACTAAAGTGAAGGGAAGGGTGGAGCAGGGGGTGCCAAGCGTTGATATTTTTGTTCGAGCAGAAATAAATATCGTGGAGAGCGCCTGTCTTATCGATCTTCACCAGCCGGGAAACGTTACTGCTCTTGAGAAATCTGCCTCCAAATATGTTGAGGATTCGATAGTCGTTACGATAGAGAATGTGAAAAATAAATATAAGACCGATATATTTGGTTTCGGGAAAGTGATCCATCGTGCAGAGCCAAAAGCTTGGAAGGCATTAAGCAACAATTGGGATGATCAATTTAAAGATCTCCAAGTAACGGTTAAAGCGGAAATGAAAATCCAAAATATGGGGTCAGTCATAGATCCCATATTTAAGAAACCAGGAAAGGAATGA